The Sphingobium aromaticiconvertens genome has a segment encoding these proteins:
- the istA gene encoding IS21 family transposase, translated as MVRLGELMMILELHRQGVPITAIARRTGRDPKTVRKYIERGIEAPAYGPRSVGRPSKLAPYLDFLRERVTAYPELSAARLTREIRELGYVGAYTAVKRYLAAIRPENGPRPYEVRFETPAGVQAQVDFARFVVDFADDPGTTRIVWLFSLVLGHSRFLFARYVLHQDLQTLLRCHMQAFDALGGVPIEILYDRMKTAVTGEDDQGHIVYNRSLLALARHYRFQPRACRPYRAKTKGKVERPFRYIRQDFFVGRRFRNLEDLNAQLIDWLDTVANVRVHGTTQQVIAEAFAAEQGELQTLPEHRFDAVLKLERRVSHDGFVAIGGNYYSVPDRTRRVVEVQQLPDMIRILDLGTVVAEHPVIEGRKQYRIDRSHRTGGSGRRKTMSAAGITIGRIGDHVPTRPLDIYQAIGAQLAIGGRP; from the coding sequence ATGGTCCGACTTGGAGAACTGATGATGATTCTGGAGCTGCACCGACAGGGTGTCCCGATCACCGCGATTGCGCGGCGGACGGGGCGTGACCCGAAGACCGTCCGCAAATATATCGAGCGCGGTATCGAGGCACCGGCCTATGGTCCGCGTAGCGTTGGGCGGCCGAGCAAGCTGGCACCGTATCTCGACTTCCTGCGCGAGCGGGTAACCGCATATCCCGAGCTCAGCGCCGCGCGACTGACCCGCGAGATCCGCGAACTCGGCTATGTCGGCGCCTATACCGCGGTGAAGCGTTACCTCGCCGCGATCCGGCCCGAGAATGGGCCCAGGCCCTACGAGGTGCGGTTTGAGACGCCGGCGGGCGTCCAGGCGCAAGTGGACTTTGCGCGGTTCGTGGTCGACTTCGCCGACGATCCCGGCACGACGCGGATCGTATGGCTGTTCAGCCTGGTGCTGGGACACTCGCGGTTCCTGTTCGCCCGCTATGTGCTGCATCAGGATCTGCAGACGCTGCTGCGGTGCCATATGCAGGCGTTCGACGCGCTCGGTGGGGTGCCGATCGAGATCCTGTACGACCGGATGAAGACCGCAGTAACCGGCGAAGACGATCAGGGGCATATCGTCTACAATCGCTCGCTGCTGGCGCTGGCGCGGCATTACCGCTTCCAGCCGCGCGCTTGTCGACCATACCGGGCCAAAACGAAGGGCAAGGTTGAGCGACCGTTCCGCTACATCCGCCAGGACTTCTTCGTCGGGCGCCGCTTCCGCAATCTGGAGGATCTGAACGCGCAGCTGATCGACTGGCTCGACACGGTCGCCAATGTGCGCGTCCATGGCACCACCCAGCAAGTGATCGCTGAGGCCTTTGCTGCCGAGCAGGGCGAGTTGCAGACCCTGCCTGAACATCGGTTCGACGCCGTGCTCAAGCTCGAGCGGCGGGTCAGCCATGACGGGTTCGTCGCGATCGGCGGCAACTATTACAGCGTACCTGACCGGACTAGGCGCGTGGTCGAGGTGCAACAACTGCCGGACATGATCCGGATCCTCGACCTCGGTACTGTCGTCGCCGAACATCCCGTTATCGAGGGCCGCAAGCAATACCGCATCGATCGCAGCCACCGCACTGGCGGCAGCGGCAGGCGCAAGACAATGAGCGCGGCCGGAATCACCATCGGACGGATCGGCGACCATGTGCCGACGAGGCCGCTGGACATTTATCAGGCGATCGGCGCCCAGCTCGCGATCGGAGGCCGGCCATGA
- the istB gene encoding IS21-like element helper ATPase IstB has translation MTLTSSASRVDNIRHSLVGLKMPRALEMLDATLRRIERGEIDGIEAIDDLLTEELSLRENRRIKAALRMARLPILKTLAGFDFSFQPSLDRGRVMALAGLDFINRAEVVHLLGPPGTGKSHLATALAVEAVRAGKSVYFIPLADLVAILAKAEREGVLREKIRFLCRSSLLVVDEIGYLPVTPGGGNLFFQLVNARYEKGAMILTSNRGFAEWGDVFGDPVVATALLDRLLHHAVVVQIEGSSYRMRQHADLLPEHSRSSSPINPPPTPKRRGRPPLKAPSDQAYG, from the coding sequence ATGACGCTCACCAGCAGCGCATCGCGGGTCGATAATATCCGTCACAGCCTGGTCGGGTTGAAGATGCCGCGCGCACTCGAGATGCTCGATGCTACGCTACGGCGGATCGAGCGCGGCGAGATCGACGGCATCGAGGCGATCGACGATCTTCTCACCGAGGAACTGTCCCTGCGCGAGAACCGCCGAATCAAGGCGGCGCTGCGGATGGCGCGGTTGCCGATCCTCAAGACGCTGGCGGGCTTTGACTTCTCGTTCCAGCCGTCGCTCGATCGGGGCCGCGTCATGGCGCTCGCCGGGCTCGACTTCATCAACCGCGCCGAGGTCGTCCATCTGCTCGGCCCGCCCGGCACCGGCAAAAGCCATCTCGCCACCGCGCTCGCGGTCGAGGCGGTCCGCGCCGGCAAAAGTGTCTACTTCATCCCGCTCGCCGACTTGGTCGCGATCCTCGCCAAGGCCGAGCGCGAAGGCGTGCTGCGCGAGAAGATCCGGTTCCTGTGCCGCTCGTCGCTGCTTGTGGTCGACGAGATCGGTTACCTCCCGGTCACGCCGGGTGGCGGCAATCTGTTCTTCCAGCTGGTCAACGCGCGATATGAAAAAGGCGCGATGATCCTCACATCGAATCGCGGCTTTGCCGAATGGGGCGACGTGTTCGGCGATCCCGTCGTCGCCACCGCTCTGCTCGATCGGCTGCTCCACCATGCCGTCGTCGTCCAAATCGAAGGCTCCAGCTACCGCATGCGCCAGCATGCCGACCTTCTACCCGAGCACAGCAGATCAAGCTCTCCCATCAACCCGCCGCCAACGCCGAAACGGCGCGGGCGGCCACCATTAAAGGCGCCATCCGATCAAGCGTACGGCTGA
- a CDS encoding transcriptional regulator: MALTRDFKETVKERATRDPAFAKAMLDEAATAFLNGEPHVARLILRDLVNASVGFEALAEETRHPSKSLHRMLSEKGNPSMDNLAAIFGAVRKRLGVAFEAHTVEAA; the protein is encoded by the coding sequence ATGGCGCTGACCCGAGATTTCAAGGAAACGGTGAAGGAACGCGCCACGCGCGACCCCGCCTTCGCCAAGGCCATGCTCGATGAGGCGGCAACCGCTTTCCTTAACGGCGAACCGCATGTCGCGCGCCTGATCCTGCGCGATCTGGTCAACGCTTCGGTTGGTTTCGAGGCACTGGCCGAGGAGACCAGACATCCGAGCAAAAGTCTGCATCGGATGCTGTCCGAAAAGGGTAATCCCAGCATGGATAATTTGGCGGCAATTTTCGGTGCCGTTCGCAAGCGACTTGGCGTGGCATTCGAAGCGCATACCGTGGAGGCCGCTTGA
- a CDS encoding MarR family winged helix-turn-helix transcriptional regulator: MDAELSTLTLRALRRVLRATEIGSRQIATTTGLTPSQLLVLREIDLRGRTTPSTIAQALQFSQATITAIVDRLVSLGFAQRQRSEVDKRQFHLSLLSEGMKALADAPDPLQMRFTNRFEALPMWERAMILAATERLAMLMDAQNIDAAPLLDGGQIDRAEPQ, encoded by the coding sequence ATGGACGCTGAACTTTCAACGCTTACCCTGCGCGCATTGCGGCGCGTACTGCGCGCCACCGAAATCGGCAGTCGTCAGATAGCCACGACCACCGGTCTAACGCCCTCTCAACTTCTGGTATTGCGCGAGATCGACTTGCGCGGACGAACCACACCTTCAACCATTGCGCAGGCTCTTCAGTTCAGCCAGGCTACGATTACCGCGATCGTCGATCGCCTCGTGTCCCTCGGCTTTGCCCAGCGTCAGCGCAGTGAAGTAGACAAGCGCCAGTTTCATCTCAGCCTGTTATCGGAGGGCATGAAGGCGCTGGCCGATGCGCCGGACCCGCTGCAAATGCGTTTTACCAATCGTTTTGAAGCTCTGCCCATGTGGGAGCGGGCCATGATATTAGCTGCGACCGAACGGCTGGCCATGTTGATGGATGCGCAAAACATCGATGCGGCGCCGTTGCTCGATGGTGGGCAGATCGATCGTGCAGAGCCGCAATGA
- the ectA gene encoding diaminobutyrate acetyltransferase yields the protein MDFRRPVVTDGPAISGLIAACPPLDPNSAYCNLLQCTDFADSCIVAERGGAVVGWVSGYRPPVAPDTFFVWQVAVSPAARGQRLAGRMIDALLARSAQAGVTQVTTTITDDNRVSWALFEGLARRWNAPFQKSARFEREAHFAGAHATEWQAQIGPLPLSARP from the coding sequence ATCGACTTTAGAAGGCCCGTCGTCACCGATGGGCCAGCCATCAGCGGATTGATTGCGGCCTGCCCGCCGCTCGATCCCAATTCGGCCTATTGCAACCTGCTGCAATGCACCGATTTCGCCGATAGCTGTATCGTTGCGGAACGCGGCGGAGCGGTGGTTGGCTGGGTATCGGGTTATCGCCCGCCGGTCGCACCCGACACATTCTTCGTCTGGCAGGTTGCCGTGTCGCCCGCAGCGCGCGGCCAACGCCTGGCCGGGCGCATGATCGATGCGTTGCTGGCGCGCTCGGCGCAGGCAGGCGTCACGCAAGTGACGACCACCATCACCGACGATAATCGCGTATCCTGGGCCTTGTTCGAAGGGCTGGCGCGTCGCTGGAACGCCCCCTTCCAAAAGAGCGCGCGGTTCGAACGCGAAGCCCATTTTGCGGGCGCCCACGCCACCGAATGGCAGGCGCAGATCGGCCCTCTGCCGCTGTCGGCGCGCCCCTGA
- the ectB gene encoding diaminobutyrate--2-oxoglutarate transaminase yields MTIITHPKPTAAIPDTAIYERRESVVRSYARAMPRQFNRAQGVWMYDNQGGRYLDFLSGCSTLNYGHNHPVLKSALVDYIAGDGITHALDLHTDAKADFLTALEDVILTPRGLDYRAMFTGPTGTNAVEAAIKLARKITGRELVIAFSNGFHGMTLGALACTGNAAKRGGAGVPLSHVSHEPYDGYHGPDVDTAELLERRLSDPSSGLDAPAAILVETVQGEGGLNAASPQWLRRIADIAKRHGALMIVDDIQAGCGRTGNFFSFEGMGFTPDIVTMAKSLSGMGLPFALTLFRPELDQWSPGEHNGTFRGNNHAFVTATATLRHFWSSDSFQQDIARRGAMIERRLDAMAAEHGLSTRGRGMMRGIDVGSGDVAQTITAACFAQGLIIETSGAFDEIVKVLAPLVIEDSVLSVGLDILEQSVRSALTVTYGLAAE; encoded by the coding sequence ATGACCATCATTACCCACCCCAAACCGACCGCCGCCATTCCCGATACCGCCATTTATGAACGGCGTGAATCCGTGGTGCGCAGCTATGCCCGCGCCATGCCGCGCCAGTTCAACCGCGCGCAGGGCGTGTGGATGTACGACAATCAGGGGGGGCGTTATCTGGACTTCCTGTCAGGCTGCTCGACGCTGAATTACGGGCATAATCATCCTGTGCTCAAAAGCGCGCTGGTCGACTATATCGCCGGGGATGGCATCACCCATGCCCTTGACCTGCATACTGACGCCAAGGCGGATTTCCTGACTGCGCTGGAGGATGTGATCCTGACGCCCCGTGGCCTGGACTATCGCGCCATGTTCACCGGGCCGACTGGCACCAACGCGGTGGAAGCGGCGATCAAGCTGGCGCGCAAAATTACCGGGCGCGAGTTGGTGATCGCCTTTAGCAACGGTTTCCACGGCATGACGCTGGGCGCGCTCGCCTGCACCGGCAACGCTGCCAAGCGCGGCGGCGCGGGCGTACCGCTAAGCCATGTATCGCACGAACCCTATGACGGCTATCATGGCCCGGATGTCGATACCGCCGAGTTGCTGGAACGGCGGCTGTCCGATCCGTCGAGCGGCCTGGACGCGCCCGCCGCCATATTGGTTGAAACGGTCCAGGGCGAAGGCGGGCTGAACGCAGCCTCACCCCAATGGCTGCGCCGCATCGCGGACATTGCGAAACGCCACGGCGCGCTGATGATCGTGGACGACATTCAGGCCGGTTGCGGCCGGACCGGCAACTTCTTCAGCTTTGAAGGCATGGGCTTCACGCCTGACATCGTCACCATGGCAAAGTCGCTGTCGGGCATGGGCCTGCCTTTTGCGCTGACCCTGTTCCGGCCCGAACTCGACCAATGGTCGCCGGGCGAACATAATGGCACCTTCCGCGGCAACAATCATGCCTTCGTGACCGCCACGGCCACGCTGCGCCATTTCTGGAGCAGCGACAGCTTTCAGCAGGACATCGCCCGCCGGGGCGCAATGATCGAACGACGGCTGGACGCCATGGCCGCCGAACATGGCCTGTCCACGCGCGGTCGTGGCATGATGCGCGGCATTGATGTAGGATCGGGCGACGTTGCGCAAACCATCACCGCCGCCTGCTTCGCGCAGGGGCTGATTATCGAAACCAGCGGCGCGTTTGACGAGATCGTCAAGGTGCTGGCGCCCCTCGTGATCGAGGATTCCGTCCTGTCGGTCGGCCTCGACATTCTTGAGCAGAGCGTCCGTTCCGCCCTGACCGTCACCTATGGCCTCGCCGCAGAATAA
- a CDS encoding ectoine synthase: MLVRKLQDIRKSDRNVKSKGWESARLLLKNDNMGFSFHVTKMYAGEELHMHYQNHLEAVLVLKGTGTIEDLGTGMTHQLAPGVMYALNAHDQHIVRPDTDIVCACTFNPPVTGSEVHDENGAYPADSADAREPALTT; the protein is encoded by the coding sequence ATGCTCGTTCGCAAATTGCAGGACATCCGCAAATCCGACCGCAATGTGAAGTCCAAAGGCTGGGAAAGCGCACGCCTTCTGCTGAAGAACGACAATATGGGCTTTTCCTTCCACGTCACCAAAATGTACGCGGGCGAAGAATTGCACATGCACTATCAGAACCATCTGGAAGCGGTCCTAGTGCTGAAAGGCACAGGCACGATCGAGGATCTGGGGACAGGTATGACGCATCAGCTTGCGCCCGGCGTCATGTATGCACTCAACGCGCACGACCAGCATATCGTGCGGCCAGATACGGACATAGTGTGCGCCTGCACCTTCAACCCGCCCGTCACCGGCAGCGAAGTGCATGACGAAAATGGCGCCTATCCTGCCGACAGTGCGGACGCGCGCGAGCCTGCACTGACCACCTGA
- the thpD gene encoding ectoine hydroxylase, producing MKDIYPSRHAQVAEFLPRLDSVVHSDWSEGAPVTRSQAEQFDRDGYLVLEDIFGDDEIAFLQREAGTLLADPDALEEETVITEPGGKEVRSIFRIHAQSRAIARLAADVRLAGVAGFLLGDEVYVHQSRLNYKPGFQGKEFYWHSDFETWHVEDGMPRMRALSMSVLLAENTPHNGPLMLIPGSHRHYLTCVGETPEDHYRQSLKKQEYGVPDEDSLAELAHKFGIVAPTGKPGSVVIFDCNIMHGSNGNITPFPRANAFLVYNAVSNRLTAPFGVDTPRPAFIAARGEPDAITPVTGPLIAQVPA from the coding sequence TTGAAAGACATCTACCCATCCCGCCACGCACAGGTGGCGGAGTTTTTGCCGCGCCTCGACTCCGTCGTTCATAGCGACTGGAGCGAGGGTGCTCCCGTCACTCGTAGCCAGGCCGAACAGTTCGACCGCGACGGCTATCTGGTGCTGGAAGACATATTCGGCGACGACGAAATCGCCTTCCTCCAGCGTGAAGCCGGTACGTTGCTGGCCGATCCCGATGCACTGGAAGAGGAAACCGTGATTACCGAACCGGGGGGCAAGGAAGTCCGTTCCATCTTCCGCATTCATGCCCAGAGCCGGGCGATCGCGCGGCTGGCAGCCGATGTGCGGCTGGCCGGTGTCGCCGGCTTCCTGCTGGGCGATGAAGTCTACGTGCACCAGTCGCGGCTCAACTATAAGCCGGGCTTTCAAGGCAAGGAATTCTACTGGCACAGCGATTTCGAAACCTGGCATGTCGAAGACGGGATGCCACGCATGCGGGCCTTGTCCATGTCGGTGCTGCTGGCGGAAAACACACCGCATAACGGCCCGCTGATGCTGATTCCCGGATCGCACCGTCATTATCTGACCTGCGTCGGTGAAACGCCCGAAGATCACTATCGCCAGTCGCTCAAGAAACAGGAATATGGCGTCCCGGACGAAGACAGCCTGGCCGAACTGGCGCATAAATTCGGGATCGTCGCACCGACCGGCAAGCCGGGATCGGTGGTGATCTTCGACTGCAACATCATGCATGGGTCGAACGGCAACATCACCCCCTTCCCGCGCGCCAATGCCTTCCTGGTCTATAACGCGGTGTCGAACCGCCTGACTGCGCCCTTCGGCGTCGATACGCCGCGCCCAGCCTTCATTGCTGCGCGTGGTGAGCCGGATGCGATCACGCCCGTCACTGGACCATTGATAGCGCAGGTGCCGGCATGA
- a CDS encoding aspartate kinase: MSNIHSVEKIGGTSMAATATLFDNVLIGGRKDADLYNRIFVVSAYAGMTDLLLEHKKSGEPGVYARFVADDNIQGWRQAMERVRRAMQDRNAAMFVRADRLAEANAFVDIRIDAVAACLDDLARLRSHGRFCVKEQLMTVRELLAGLGEAHSAHSTALLLRDRGVNAQFVDLTLWDQQDMRELDERISEVFAPIDLTITLPIVTGYAGCSEGMVRRYARGYSEMTFSRIAVMTGAREAIIHKEFHLSSADPRLVGNHKARKIGRTNYDVADQLANLGMEAIHPGAGRGLRQTDIPLRVRNTFDREDGGTLICSAYVSDTPRVEIVTGVRHAQALQFFEQDMVGVKGYDAAILEALTQHGAWIVSKASNANTITHYLSADAATVKRVIADLQARYPDAAISAQPVAIVSVIGSDISRPGLMTDALQALAAAHVPIVAMQHQIRNVDVQFMVDVDHYDDAVGALHHVLVEDGTGKAEARRAA, from the coding sequence ATGAGCAATATCCATAGCGTCGAGAAAATCGGCGGCACATCCATGGCCGCCACCGCGACCCTTTTCGACAATGTGCTGATCGGCGGGCGCAAGGATGCGGACCTCTATAATCGTATCTTCGTCGTGTCGGCCTATGCCGGCATGACCGACCTGCTGCTGGAGCATAAGAAAAGCGGTGAGCCGGGCGTTTATGCGCGCTTCGTTGCAGATGACAATATCCAGGGCTGGCGCCAGGCAATGGAACGGGTGCGCCGCGCCATGCAGGATCGCAACGCCGCCATGTTCGTGCGCGCCGACCGGTTGGCCGAGGCGAACGCCTTTGTCGATATACGGATCGACGCCGTCGCCGCCTGCCTGGACGATCTAGCTCGGCTGCGCAGCCATGGCCGTTTCTGCGTCAAAGAACAGTTGATGACGGTGCGCGAGTTGCTCGCTGGCCTTGGCGAAGCGCACAGCGCCCATTCGACGGCGCTGTTGTTGCGCGATCGCGGCGTCAACGCGCAGTTCGTTGACCTGACCCTGTGGGACCAGCAGGACATGCGCGAACTGGACGAGCGGATAAGCGAGGTCTTCGCGCCGATCGACCTGACCATCACCCTCCCCATCGTCACCGGCTATGCCGGATGCAGTGAGGGCATGGTGCGCCGCTATGCGCGCGGTTATTCCGAAATGACCTTTTCCCGTATTGCCGTCATGACGGGTGCGCGTGAGGCGATCATCCACAAGGAATTTCACCTGTCGAGCGCGGACCCGCGGCTGGTGGGCAACCACAAGGCGCGCAAGATCGGCCGCACCAATTATGACGTGGCGGACCAGTTGGCGAACCTGGGCATGGAGGCGATCCATCCGGGTGCGGGCCGGGGGTTGCGCCAAACGGATATTCCGCTGCGCGTGCGCAACACCTTCGACCGGGAGGATGGCGGGACGCTCATTTGCAGCGCTTATGTTTCCGACACGCCCCGCGTCGAGATCGTGACTGGGGTGCGCCATGCGCAGGCACTCCAGTTTTTCGAGCAGGATATGGTCGGGGTGAAGGGCTATGACGCCGCCATCCTCGAAGCGCTAACCCAACATGGCGCGTGGATCGTCAGCAAGGCGTCCAACGCCAACACCATCACCCATTATCTGTCGGCGGATGCGGCGACGGTGAAACGGGTGATCGCCGATCTTCAGGCGCGTTATCCCGATGCGGCTATCTCGGCCCAGCCGGTGGCGATCGTGTCGGTGATCGGCAGCGACATATCGCGACCGGGGCTGATGACCGACGCATTGCAGGCCCTGGCCGCCGCGCATGTGCCGATCGTCGCGATGCAGCACCAAATCCGCAATGTCGATGTCCAGTTCATGGTGGACGTCGATCATTATGATGACGCGGTAGGTGCCCTGCACCATGTTCTGGTGGAAGATGGGACAGGCAAAGCGGAGGCTCGGCGCGCGGCCTGA
- a CDS encoding MFS transporter yields the protein MFAAIHPVRSLLLAIFMLMAGSGFLSTLIGLRLERAGAGTMAIGAVATAYFGGLVIGALRAGGIVREVGHIRAFAAFVSLLSASTLAYALVQFPLFWTMLRLIDGICVAGVFICLESWLNDRAEAETRGSVLAAYMVALYSGQAVGQLLLAASGTLPAVPFQLASILISLAIIPLCLTRSAAPAPVEAQAFSIRALYAASPLGTFGAVTTGLMLGAFYGMAAVHVRRLGLDLGATASFMTIVILGGVALQWPLGRLSDRLDRRRVIVGCFAATMAVCLMLTMLVSAGPLLLGLGALFGGLSFALYPLCVAHCNDRLLATERVAASGRLVLLYSVGAAIGPLGAAMLMSVAPGGGLFLFIALCAGATLAFGLWRQTATPSVPVPDQQDFQIVPRTTPMASLLDPNTADGHMS from the coding sequence ATGTTCGCCGCAATCCATCCCGTCCGCAGCCTGCTGCTCGCCATCTTCATGTTGATGGCGGGCAGCGGCTTCCTGTCAACGCTGATTGGCCTTCGGCTGGAGCGGGCGGGGGCTGGCACCATGGCAATCGGTGCAGTCGCCACCGCCTATTTCGGCGGACTGGTGATCGGCGCGCTGCGTGCGGGCGGCATCGTGCGCGAAGTCGGGCATATCCGCGCCTTTGCCGCTTTTGTGTCGCTGCTATCTGCCAGCACGCTGGCTTACGCGCTTGTGCAGTTTCCACTCTTTTGGACGATGCTGCGACTGATCGACGGCATTTGCGTCGCCGGCGTGTTCATCTGCCTGGAAAGCTGGCTCAACGACCGGGCCGAGGCGGAAACGCGCGGCAGCGTACTCGCCGCCTATATGGTCGCGCTCTATTCAGGGCAGGCGGTCGGGCAATTGCTGCTGGCGGCGAGCGGCACGCTGCCTGCCGTGCCCTTCCAGCTGGCCTCCATCCTCATTTCCCTGGCGATCATTCCGCTCTGCCTGACGCGCAGCGCTGCGCCCGCGCCGGTGGAGGCGCAGGCCTTTTCGATCCGTGCCCTCTATGCCGCATCGCCGCTCGGCACATTCGGCGCGGTCACGACCGGGCTGATGCTGGGCGCTTTCTACGGCATGGCGGCCGTTCATGTGCGGCGGCTGGGGCTGGATCTGGGCGCGACTGCCAGCTTCATGACGATCGTGATCCTGGGCGGCGTGGCGCTGCAATGGCCGCTCGGTCGCTTATCGGACCGGCTCGATCGGCGGCGCGTGATCGTGGGCTGCTTCGCGGCCACCATGGCCGTTTGCCTGATGCTGACTATGCTGGTGTCTGCAGGGCCATTGCTTCTGGGTTTGGGAGCGTTGTTTGGCGGCCTCAGCTTCGCCCTCTATCCGCTGTGCGTCGCGCATTGCAACGACCGGCTGCTGGCTACGGAGCGAGTGGCGGCGAGCGGCCGACTGGTGCTGCTTTATTCGGTTGGCGCCGCGATCGGCCCGCTGGGTGCGGCCATGCTGATGAGCGTCGCTCCGGGGGGTGGCCTGTTTCTTTTCATCGCCCTGTGCGCGGGAGCGACGCTTGCGTTCGGCCTGTGGCGTCAGACCGCTACACCGTCCGTGCCGGTGCCAGACCAGCAGGATTTTCAGATCGTTCCGCGCACGACGCCGATGGCATCCTTGCTCGATCCCAATACCGCAGATGGACATATGTCATGA
- a CDS encoding MFS transporter has protein sequence MTTSTPIHSPPQDRVDDATLRRAIAASALGNATEWFDYGIYAYGVTYISAALFPGDVDDAVLFALATFAISFLVRPLGGLFWGPLGDRLGRKSVLALTILLMSGATLAVGLIPSYAQIGWGAPALLIGLRMVQGFSTGGEYGGAATFMAEYAPDDRRGFYGSFLEFGTLAGFSFGAVLMLGFSLLLGDAAMHDWGWRIPFLVAAPMGLVGMYLRSRMEDTPVFREQAVEGSGSPPLRTLMRDHWRPMLVVSGLVVALNVVNYTLLSYMPTYLQRRIGLSPDEALVVPIIGMVFMMFFLPFAGHLSDRIGRKPMWRLSLIGLLLSILPLYMLMATGFVGAIMGFALLGLLYVPQLATISATFPALFPTPVRFAGFAIAYNMSTSLFGGTAPAIGSSLIRATGNDLMPAFYMMMACVVGLIALCFMPETAGRSLHENVFADRTGT, from the coding sequence ATGACCACCTCCACACCTATCCATTCGCCACCTCAGGACAGGGTCGATGACGCCACGCTACGCCGGGCCATCGCCGCCTCTGCGCTCGGCAATGCGACTGAATGGTTCGACTATGGCATCTATGCCTATGGCGTCACCTATATTTCGGCCGCGCTATTTCCCGGCGACGTCGATGATGCCGTGCTGTTCGCGCTGGCGACCTTCGCCATTTCCTTCCTTGTGCGGCCATTGGGCGGACTGTTCTGGGGACCGCTGGGCGATCGACTGGGGCGCAAATCTGTGCTAGCGCTTACCATATTGCTGATGTCCGGCGCGACGCTGGCGGTCGGCCTCATCCCATCCTACGCGCAGATCGGTTGGGGCGCGCCTGCGCTGCTGATCGGGCTGCGCATGGTACAGGGCTTTTCCACCGGCGGCGAATATGGCGGCGCGGCAACCTTCATGGCCGAATATGCGCCCGACGACCGGCGCGGCTTCTATGGCAGTTTTCTGGAGTTCGGCACGTTGGCGGGCTTTTCCTTTGGCGCCGTGCTGATGCTTGGCTTCTCGCTGTTGCTGGGGGACGCGGCAATGCATGATTGGGGCTGGCGCATCCCATTCCTGGTCGCAGCCCCCATGGGCCTTGTCGGCATGTATCTGCGATCGAGGATGGAGGACACGCCAGTCTTTCGCGAACAGGCCGTCGAAGGCAGCGGATCGCCTCCGCTCAGAACGTTGATGCGCGACCATTGGCGACCAATGCTGGTCGTGAGTGGGTTGGTCGTGGCGCTCAACGTCGTCAACTATACGCTGCTCAGCTACATGCCGACCTATTTGCAGCGGCGCATCGGCCTCTCGCCGGACGAAGCGCTGGTCGTGCCGATCATCGGCATGGTCTTCATGATGTTCTTCCTGCCGTTCGCGGGCCATCTGTCGGATCGGATCGGGCGCAAACCGATGTGGCGCCTGTCGCTGATCGGGCTTCTGCTGAGTATATTGCCGCTCTACATGCTGATGGCGACGGGGTTCGTCGGTGCGATCATGGGCTTCGCGCTGCTAGGCCTGCTCTATGTGCCACAACTGGCCACGATTTCCGCGACCTTCCCGGCGCTGTTCCCGACGCCTGTTCGGTTCGCAGGCTTCGCGATCGCCTACAACATGTCCACGTCGCTGTTCGGTGGAACCGCGCCTGCAATCGGCAGCAGTCTGATCCGCGCCACCGGCAACGACCTGATGCCGGCATTTTACATGATGATGGCCTGCGTCGTCGGCCTTATCGCGCTCTGCTTCATGCCCGAAACGGCTGGGCGTTCGCTGCATGAAAATGTCTTCGCCGATCGGACGGGCACATGA